From one Pseudomonas fluorescens genomic stretch:
- the pta gene encoding phosphate acetyltransferase — translation MQTFFIAPTDFGVGLTSISLGLVRTLERAGLKVGFFKPIAQPHPGDTGPERSTELVARTHGLKPPQPLSLAHVERMLGDGQLDELLEEIITLYQQACIGKDVVVVEGMVPTRHASYAARVNLHLAKSLDAEVILVSAPENEVLTELSGRVELQAQLFGGPRDPKVLGVILNKVRTDEDMNAFAARLTEHSPLLRGGDFRLLGCIPFQAGLNDPRTRDVAELLGAQVLNAGDYETRRMNKIIICARTVANTVPLLKPGTLVVTPGDRDDIILAVSLAAINGVPLAGLLLTSDSKPDPRILELCQGALLAGLPILSVSTGSYDTANQLNGLNKEIPVDDRERAELITDFVAGYLDADWLHQRCGTPRELRLSPAVFRYQLIQRAQQANKRIVLPEGAEPMTVQAAAICQARGIARCVLLAKPDDVQAVARAQGISLPEGLEILDPDLIRERYVEPMVSLRKSKSLNAPMAEQQLEDPVVIGTMMLALDEVDGLVSGLVHSTANTIRPALQLIKTAPGCSLVSSVFFMLFPEQVLVYGDCVMNPHPTANELAEIALQSADSAEAFGIAPRVAMISYSSGDSASGEEVEKVREATLLAQQSQRSLLIDGPLQYDAAANLDIARQLAPNSQVAGRATVFVFPDLNTGNTTHKAVQRSADCVSLGPMLQGLRKPVNDLPRGAQVDDIVYTIALTAIQANRSLDS, via the coding sequence GCCTGGCCCATGTCGAGCGCATGCTCGGCGACGGCCAGCTGGATGAACTGCTCGAAGAAATCATCACCCTCTACCAGCAGGCCTGCATCGGCAAGGACGTGGTGGTGGTCGAAGGCATGGTCCCCACCCGCCACGCCAGCTACGCCGCACGGGTCAACCTGCACCTGGCCAAGAGCCTGGATGCCGAGGTGATCCTGGTGTCGGCGCCAGAAAACGAAGTGCTCACCGAGCTGTCCGGGCGTGTGGAGTTGCAGGCCCAGCTGTTCGGTGGCCCGCGCGACCCGAAAGTGCTCGGGGTCATCCTCAACAAGGTGCGCACCGACGAGGACATGAACGCCTTTGCCGCACGCCTGACCGAGCATTCGCCGCTGCTGCGCGGCGGCGACTTCCGCCTGCTCGGCTGCATCCCGTTCCAGGCCGGCCTCAACGACCCGCGCACGCGCGACGTGGCCGAACTGCTCGGTGCCCAGGTGCTCAATGCCGGCGACTACGAAACCCGGCGGATGAACAAGATCATCATCTGCGCCCGTACCGTGGCCAATACCGTGCCGCTGCTCAAGCCCGGCACCCTGGTGGTGACCCCGGGCGATCGTGACGACATCATCCTCGCCGTGAGCCTGGCAGCGATCAACGGCGTGCCGCTGGCCGGCCTGCTGCTGACCAGCGACAGCAAGCCCGACCCGCGCATCCTCGAACTGTGCCAGGGCGCGCTGCTGGCCGGCTTGCCGATCCTCTCGGTGAGCACCGGCTCCTACGACACCGCCAACCAGCTCAACGGCCTGAACAAGGAAATCCCGGTGGATGACCGCGAGCGCGCGGAGCTGATCACCGATTTCGTCGCCGGCTACCTGGACGCCGACTGGCTGCACCAGCGCTGCGGCACGCCGCGCGAGTTGCGCCTGTCGCCGGCGGTGTTCCGCTACCAGTTGATCCAGCGCGCCCAGCAGGCCAACAAGCGCATCGTCCTGCCCGAAGGCGCCGAACCGATGACCGTGCAGGCCGCCGCCATCTGCCAGGCACGCGGCATTGCCCGCTGCGTGTTGCTGGCCAAGCCTGATGACGTTCAGGCCGTGGCCCGCGCCCAGGGCATCAGCCTGCCCGAAGGCCTGGAGATCCTTGACCCGGACCTGATCCGCGAGCGTTACGTCGAGCCGATGGTCAGCCTGCGCAAGAGCAAGAGCCTCAACGCACCGATGGCCGAACAGCAGCTGGAAGACCCGGTGGTGATCGGCACCATGATGCTGGCCCTGGACGAGGTCGACGGCCTGGTCTCGGGCCTGGTGCATTCCACCGCCAACACCATCCGCCCGGCCCTGCAACTGATCAAGACCGCGCCGGGTTGCAGCCTGGTGTCGTCGGTGTTCTTCATGCTGTTCCCCGAGCAGGTGCTGGTGTACGGCGACTGTGTGATGAACCCGCACCCGACGGCCAATGAACTGGCGGAAATCGCCCTGCAGAGCGCCGACTCCGCCGAAGCCTTCGGCATTGCCCCACGGGTGGCGATGATCAGCTACTCCAGCGGTGATTCGGCCAGCGGCGAAGAGGTCGAGAAGGTCCGCGAAGCCACCTTGCTGGCCCAGCAATCCCAGCGCAGCCTGCTGATCGACGGCCCGCTGCAATATGACGCCGCCGCCAACCTGGACATCGCCCGGCAACTGGCGCCCAACAGCCAGGTGGCCGGCCGCGCCACGGTGTTCGTGTTCCCCGACCTGAACACCGGCAACACCACTCACAAGGCCGTGCAGCGCAGCGCCGATTGCGTCAGCCTGGGGCCGATGCTGCAAGGCCTGCGCAAGCCGGTCAACGACCTGCCGCGCGGCGCCCAGGTCGACGACATCGTCTACACCATCGCCCTGACCGCCATTCAGGCCAACCGCTCACTGGATAGCTGA
- a CDS encoding acyltransferase: MLGLLPAPLRGVIASLLLALNTIVCCTPLFIVSLFKLLLPFAAAQRLTDELMRHIHEAWISNNNAWINLLGKARWQVEGLAGLDYQHSYLVTSNHQSWVDILVLQYVLNRRIRPLKFFLKQVLIWVPVIGLAWWALGFPFMKRYSKAYLAKHPEKAGKDLETTRRTCAKFRGKPTAIFNFAEGTRFTEAKHRQQQSPFKHLLKPKAGGIAFVLDAMGEQLQSIINVTIHYPNGAPGFWDLLCGRVKHFVVHFEELAIPAEFLGRNYDQDETYRLAFQQWINQLWSDKDALLERLRQNADG; the protein is encoded by the coding sequence ATGCTCGGATTGCTTCCCGCGCCGCTGCGCGGGGTTATCGCCTCGCTGCTGCTGGCGCTCAACACCATCGTTTGCTGCACCCCGTTGTTCATCGTCAGCCTGTTCAAGCTGCTGTTGCCGTTCGCCGCGGCGCAGCGGCTTACCGATGAACTGATGCGCCACATCCACGAAGCCTGGATCAGCAACAACAATGCCTGGATCAACCTGCTGGGCAAGGCCCGCTGGCAGGTCGAGGGGCTGGCTGGGCTGGATTACCAGCACAGCTACCTGGTCACCAGCAACCACCAGAGCTGGGTCGATATCCTGGTGCTGCAGTACGTGCTCAACCGCCGTATCCGCCCGCTGAAGTTCTTCCTCAAGCAGGTGCTGATCTGGGTGCCGGTAATCGGCCTGGCCTGGTGGGCACTGGGCTTCCCGTTCATGAAGCGCTACTCCAAGGCGTACCTGGCCAAGCACCCGGAAAAGGCCGGCAAGGACCTGGAAACCACGCGCCGTACCTGCGCCAAGTTTCGCGGCAAGCCGACGGCGATCTTCAACTTCGCCGAAGGCACGCGCTTCACCGAAGCCAAGCATCGCCAGCAGCAGTCACCGTTCAAGCACCTGCTCAAGCCCAAGGCCGGCGGCATTGCCTTTGTGCTCGATGCCATGGGCGAGCAGCTGCAATCGATCATCAACGTCACCATTCATTATCCAAACGGTGCGCCAGGTTTCTGGGATCTGCTGTGTGGGCGGGTGAAGCACTTCGTCGTGCACTTCGAGGAGTTGGCGATCCCTGCCGAGTTCCTGGGCAGGAACTACGACCAGGATGAGACCTATCGCCTGGCCTTCCAGCAATGGATCAACCAGCTGTGGAGCGACAAGGACGCCTTGCTGGAACGGCTGCGACAAAACGCCGACGGGTAA
- a CDS encoding DUF3077 domain-containing protein, with protein MKKIVPDPPEFHLLETTETPFGLCDVGHPQLFAVRAGVNVEDALVHASLYLKCASLTGPLAVEHTREPGRGFLQATLHSHEMAKALIDALLDGLESRAIKA; from the coding sequence ATGAAAAAGATCGTTCCAGATCCACCTGAATTCCACCTTCTCGAAACCACAGAGACGCCCTTCGGCCTCTGCGATGTCGGTCATCCACAGTTATTCGCCGTGCGCGCCGGGGTCAATGTCGAAGATGCGCTGGTGCATGCGTCGCTGTATCTGAAATGCGCGAGCCTGACCGGGCCGCTGGCGGTTGAGCATACCCGTGAGCCGGGGCGAGGGTTTCTTCAGGCGACCCTGCATTCCCATGAAATGGCCAAGGCATTGATTGATGCGTTGCTCGATGGGCTGGAGAGCCGGGCAATCAAGGCTTGA
- a CDS encoding OmpA family protein: protein MFTMRRLIIVATAAALMSGCASPNPYDSQGQAQQGSTGMSKTAKYGGLGALAGAIAGAAIDHNNRGKGALIGAAAVGAAAAGYGYYADKQEAALRESMANTGVEVQRQGDQIKLIMPGNITFATDSANIAPSFYSPLNNLANSFKQFNQNTIEVVGYTDSTGSRQHNMDLSQRRAQSVVTYLTSQGVDGSRVSARGLGPDQPIASNADANGRAQNRRVEVNLKPIPGQQYQ from the coding sequence ATGTTCACCATGCGTCGTTTGATTATCGTCGCTACCGCTGCCGCGCTGATGTCCGGTTGTGCCAGCCCCAACCCGTATGACAGCCAGGGTCAGGCGCAGCAGGGCTCCACAGGGATGAGCAAAACCGCCAAGTACGGCGGCCTGGGCGCGCTGGCCGGTGCCATTGCCGGTGCCGCCATCGACCACAACAACCGCGGCAAGGGTGCGCTGATCGGTGCTGCCGCCGTGGGCGCCGCCGCTGCCGGTTATGGTTACTACGCCGACAAGCAGGAAGCCGCGCTGCGTGAAAGCATGGCCAACACCGGTGTCGAGGTGCAACGCCAGGGCGACCAGATCAAACTGATCATGCCGGGCAACATCACCTTCGCCACCGACTCGGCCAACATCGCCCCGAGCTTCTACTCGCCGCTGAACAACCTGGCCAACTCCTTCAAGCAGTTCAACCAGAACACCATTGAAGTGGTCGGCTACACCGACAGCACCGGCAGCCGCCAGCACAACATGGATCTGTCCCAGCGTCGGGCGCAATCGGTGGTCACCTACCTGACCTCCCAGGGTGTCGATGGCAGCCGCGTCAGCGCCCGCGGCCTGGGCCCGGACCAGCCAATCGCCAGCAACGCCGACGCCAACGGCCGCGCGCAGAACCGTCGGGTAGAGGTCAACCTCAAGCCGATTCCTGGGCAGCAGTACCAGTAA
- a CDS encoding MBL fold metallo-hydrolase — MNPANPALIRETFPVGPLQCNCTIIGDPISKKAIVVDPGGNPEQILARLDAHGLKVVSIIHTHAHLDHFLASGQLKEKTGATLHLHKDDQFLWDNLEMQCQMFGVPYIPVPPPDRWLADDEELACGCGVALHTPGHTPGSMSFWFADAKLLIAGDTLFRRGIGRTDLWGGDQATIVRSIKQRLYSLDEEATVVTGHGPDTRLGDEMRQNPFVRA, encoded by the coding sequence ATGAACCCGGCTAACCCCGCCCTGATCCGCGAAACCTTCCCCGTCGGTCCGTTGCAGTGCAACTGCACCATCATCGGCGACCCGATCAGCAAAAAGGCCATCGTCGTCGACCCGGGCGGCAACCCTGAGCAAATCCTCGCCCGCCTCGATGCCCATGGCCTGAAGGTGGTGAGCATCATCCATACCCACGCGCATCTGGATCACTTCCTCGCCTCCGGGCAGTTGAAGGAAAAGACCGGCGCCACCCTGCACCTGCACAAGGACGACCAGTTCCTCTGGGACAACCTGGAAATGCAGTGCCAGATGTTCGGTGTGCCCTACATCCCGGTACCGCCGCCGGACCGCTGGCTGGCCGATGATGAAGAGCTGGCCTGCGGCTGTGGCGTGGCCTTGCACACCCCCGGGCACACGCCGGGCTCGATGAGTTTCTGGTTCGCTGATGCCAAGCTGCTGATTGCAGGCGATACGCTTTTTCGACGTGGGATTGGTCGCACCGATTTGTGGGGTGGCGATCAAGCGACTATCGTTCGTTCGATCAAGCAGCGCCTGTACAGCCTGGATGAAGAGGCCACGGTGGTGACTGGCCATGGTCCGGACACCCGCCTGGGCGATGAGATGCGCCAGAACCCGTTTGTGCGCGCCTGA
- a CDS encoding sensor histidine kinase, whose translation MNQDNQGLDFSTVIASTVHDMKNSLAALTQAHSQWLARLPEALRSGSEQGVMEHEFSHLNGMLVQLLGLYKLGVNQLPMCPDYHELDDFIEAQLAAQQNLLQHRDILASWRIETASPLGFFDRELVGSVVTNILNNAIRYAGHTLLISVSDEGEQLVLSINDDGPGFPARMLERQQEYVQGIDGKSGSTGLGLYFAARIAALHERNGVRGRIEIANGGVLGGGLFRLYLP comes from the coding sequence ATGAACCAGGACAACCAGGGGCTGGATTTTTCCACGGTGATCGCCTCCACCGTACACGACATGAAGAACTCCCTCGCCGCCCTGACCCAGGCCCACAGCCAGTGGCTGGCGCGCCTGCCCGAAGCCCTGCGCAGCGGCAGCGAGCAGGGTGTGATGGAGCACGAGTTCAGCCACCTCAACGGCATGCTGGTGCAGTTGCTGGGCCTGTATAAACTGGGCGTCAACCAGTTGCCCATGTGCCCCGACTACCACGAGCTTGACGACTTCATCGAAGCCCAGCTGGCCGCCCAGCAGAACCTGCTGCAGCACCGCGACATCCTCGCCAGCTGGCGCATCGAAACCGCCAGCCCGTTGGGCTTTTTCGACCGCGAACTGGTCGGCTCGGTGGTTACCAACATCCTCAACAACGCCATTCGCTATGCCGGACACACCTTGCTGATCAGCGTCAGCGACGAAGGCGAGCAACTGGTGCTGAGCATCAACGACGATGGCCCGGGCTTCCCCGCGCGCATGCTCGAACGTCAGCAGGAGTATGTGCAGGGTATCGACGGCAAGAGCGGCAGTACCGGCCTTGGCCTGTACTTTGCCGCGCGGATCGCCGCGCTGCATGAGCGCAACGGCGTGAGGGGGCGGATCGAGATTGCCAATGGCGGGGTTCTGGGCGGCGGGCTGTTCCGGCTCTATCTGCCCTGA
- a CDS encoding tetratricopeptide repeat-containing response regulator: protein MQVYSQKSFLIVDDFSDFRSSARSMLRELGVRDVDTADSGEQALRMCAQKRYDFILQDFHLGDGKKNGQQVLEDLILDKLISHECVFLMVTAESSQAIVLSALEHEPDAYLTKPFNRIGLAQRLEKLVQRKTLLKPILQALDRGRPAEVLAACAELCKKDPRFAPLCLRYRADALRDLNRFDELEKFLTTIIASRATPWAYAALGSLLFKRNQLAQAQGVYEQALKAFPMMPGLYDGLAEVLVAQGESKRAQGVLEEAVRLSPLAVRRQMMLGKLALSNDDYDTSSKAYRHAVNQGQSSRYKDPESNLGLVQALMNKNAGNGLDARTRVEINTVLSEVAKENVEDQGLQVRARLMKAASLQQAGDAETAAKLTEQAMARLEKMDQFFSVEAALVVATQLQKLGQESAGTSILKGCVETYGDDPKVMQSVAQLTDDPSVLGAVTEAVDLNRQGVRSYQAGQLSEALAQFRRALTLQPKNISIALNTAQALLRIGGETPPPAIMDECRACLGSVTGIPKSDNRYDRYRKLHIRAFGA from the coding sequence ATGCAGGTCTACAGCCAAAAAAGCTTTCTGATCGTCGATGACTTCTCCGATTTTCGCAGCTCGGCCCGCTCGATGCTGCGCGAGCTGGGCGTGCGTGATGTCGACACTGCCGACAGCGGCGAGCAGGCGCTGCGCATGTGCGCGCAGAAGCGCTACGACTTCATCCTCCAGGACTTTCACCTGGGCGACGGCAAGAAGAACGGCCAGCAGGTGCTTGAAGACCTGATCCTCGACAAGCTGATCAGCCATGAGTGCGTGTTCCTCATGGTCACCGCCGAAAGCAGCCAGGCCATCGTCCTCAGTGCCCTGGAGCACGAGCCCGACGCCTACCTGACCAAGCCGTTCAACCGCATCGGCCTGGCCCAGCGTCTGGAAAAGCTGGTGCAGCGCAAGACCCTGCTCAAGCCGATCCTCCAGGCCCTGGACCGCGGCCGCCCGGCCGAAGTGCTGGCGGCCTGCGCCGAGCTGTGCAAGAAGGACCCGCGCTTCGCCCCGCTGTGCCTGCGTTACCGCGCCGATGCCCTGCGGGATCTGAACCGCTTCGATGAACTGGAGAAGTTCCTCACCACCATCATCGCCAGCCGTGCCACGCCCTGGGCTTATGCGGCGCTGGGCAGCCTGCTGTTCAAGCGCAACCAGTTGGCCCAGGCTCAGGGTGTGTACGAACAGGCACTCAAGGCCTTCCCGATGATGCCTGGCCTGTACGACGGCCTGGCTGAAGTGCTGGTGGCCCAGGGTGAAAGCAAGCGCGCCCAGGGCGTGCTGGAAGAGGCCGTGCGCCTCTCGCCCCTGGCTGTGCGCCGGCAGATGATGCTGGGCAAGCTGGCCCTGAGCAACGATGACTACGACACCTCGTCCAAGGCCTACCGCCACGCCGTCAACCAGGGCCAGAGCTCGCGCTACAAAGACCCGGAAAGCAACCTCGGGCTGGTTCAGGCGCTGATGAACAAGAACGCCGGCAACGGCCTGGATGCGCGCACCCGGGTCGAGATCAATACCGTGCTCAGCGAAGTGGCCAAAGAGAACGTCGAAGACCAGGGCTTGCAGGTGCGTGCGCGGCTGATGAAAGCCGCCAGCCTGCAGCAGGCCGGCGACGCCGAAACCGCCGCCAAACTGACCGAACAGGCCATGGCCCGGCTGGAGAAAATGGACCAGTTCTTCTCGGTTGAGGCGGCGCTGGTAGTGGCCACGCAACTGCAGAAACTCGGCCAGGAGTCGGCCGGTACCTCGATCCTCAAGGGCTGTGTAGAAACCTACGGTGACGACCCCAAGGTGATGCAGAGCGTGGCGCAATTGACCGATGACCCCAGCGTGCTGGGCGCGGTGACCGAAGCGGTCGATCTTAACCGCCAGGGCGTGCGCAGCTACCAGGCTGGCCAGCTCAGCGAAGCGCTGGCGCAGTTCCGCCGGGCCCTGACGCTACAGCCAAAGAACATCAGTATCGCCCTCAACACCGCCCAGGCGCTGTTGCGCATCGGTGGCGAGACCCCGCCGCCGGCGATCATGGACGAGTGCCGCGCTTGCCTGGGCAGCGTCACCGGCATCCCGAAGAGCGACAACCGTTACGATCGCTACCGCAAACTGCACATCCGGGCTTTTGGCGCATGA
- the peaD gene encoding quinohemoprotein amine dehydrogenase subunit beta, giving the protein MLQIATRGLAALALCAASSGAALADPGKALNPGHEYLVTTNYPNNLHILDLADDSLYKTCQMPDAFGPGTVQLSPDRRIAYVLNNHYADIYGVELDSCKQVFHASISQLPGEKARSMFSFTVSHDGKEIYTVANPTRMLNDHYVVQPPRLDVYASNAGLDAKPLRSFPAPRQLTIMQSGDDGSLYVAGPDLYKVNVQTGKFDVLVPSRHWQRPLYSAPDVLYVWNQQTYRHDFSLLYTTAKFKDDKRDPASAENLYGFFNIDLATGKTQTVDFGPLTEVYFSGMISPKDPNLVYGVLNRLAKYDIKQKKLVKAATLEHSYYCISFNKAGSKIYLAGTYNEVAIFDADSLEPLGKIKLPGGDMAITTAQVFTR; this is encoded by the coding sequence ATGCTTCAGATTGCAACCCGCGGCCTGGCCGCCCTGGCGCTGTGCGCCGCGAGTTCCGGTGCGGCGCTCGCCGATCCGGGCAAAGCCCTGAACCCGGGCCACGAGTATCTGGTGACCACCAACTACCCGAACAACCTGCACATTCTCGACCTGGCCGACGACAGCCTCTACAAGACCTGCCAGATGCCCGACGCCTTCGGCCCCGGAACCGTGCAGTTGTCGCCGGACCGGCGCATCGCCTACGTGCTCAATAACCACTACGCCGACATCTACGGCGTTGAACTGGACAGTTGCAAACAGGTGTTCCACGCCAGTATCAGCCAACTGCCGGGCGAGAAGGCGCGTTCGATGTTCTCTTTCACCGTCAGCCATGACGGCAAGGAGATCTACACCGTCGCCAACCCGACACGCATGCTCAACGACCATTACGTGGTGCAGCCGCCGCGCCTGGATGTCTATGCCAGCAATGCCGGGCTGGACGCCAAACCGCTGCGCAGCTTCCCGGCGCCGCGCCAGCTGACCATCATGCAGAGCGGTGACGACGGCAGCCTGTACGTGGCCGGGCCGGACCTCTACAAGGTCAACGTGCAGACCGGCAAGTTCGACGTGCTGGTGCCCAGCCGCCACTGGCAGCGGCCGCTGTACAGCGCGCCGGACGTGCTCTACGTGTGGAACCAGCAAACCTACCGCCACGACTTCTCGCTGCTCTACACCACGGCGAAATTCAAGGATGACAAGCGCGACCCGGCCAGCGCAGAAAACCTCTATGGTTTCTTCAACATTGACCTTGCCACCGGCAAGACCCAAACCGTCGATTTCGGCCCGCTGACCGAGGTCTACTTCAGCGGCATGATCTCGCCCAAGGACCCCAACCTTGTCTACGGCGTGCTCAATCGCCTGGCCAAGTACGACATCAAGCAGAAGAAGCTGGTCAAGGCCGCAACCCTCGAGCACAGCTACTACTGCATTTCCTTCAACAAGGCAGGCAGCAAGATCTACCTGGCCGGCACCTACAACGAAGTGGCGATATTCGATGCCGACAGCCTTGAGCCACTGGGCAAGATCAAGTTGCCAGGCGGCGACATGGCAATCACCACGGCGCAGGTGTTTACCCGCTGA
- the qhpC gene encoding quinohemoprotein amine dehydrogenase subunit gamma, with protein MKHLKPINNKALKLEQAADENRIEEVLAMNSVAGCASTTDPGWEIDAFGGVSSLCQPMEADLYGCSDPCWWPAQVPDMMSTYPDWNKDAQASNDNWRNLGTVFPDDK; from the coding sequence ATGAAGCATCTCAAGCCCATCAACAATAAAGCGCTCAAGCTCGAACAGGCTGCCGACGAGAACCGCATCGAAGAAGTGTTGGCGATGAACTCCGTGGCCGGCTGCGCCTCGACCACTGACCCGGGGTGGGAGATCGACGCCTTCGGTGGCGTCTCGTCGTTGTGCCAGCCGATGGAGGCCGACCTGTATGGCTGCTCCGACCCTTGCTGGTGGCCGGCCCAGGTGCCGGACATGATGAGCACCTACCCGGACTGGAACAAGGATGCCCAGGCGTCCAACGACAATTGGCGCAACCTGGGCACCGTGTTCCCGGATGACAAATGA
- the peaB gene encoding quinohemoprotein amine dehydrogenase maturation protein, translating into MGVILNLVERNLHEVHVDAARMLFHIPSSSLFASDDLTGEIIDALRTEGCSSEDLVQRLGARFDGTQVNETLRELIALELVSDGSPLSPEVALKRVERTALNTVVLNVNTGCNLSCTYCYKEDLDKPSAGKRMEVETAVASVEMLLKESPDEPVYTVVFFGGEPLSNRKLIEYMVDYCEQRFSAAGKRVEFVMTTNATLLTEEIVDYLNAHRFGLSVSIDGPKTVHDRNRITVGGQGTYDVVRRKADMLLARYDSRPVGARVTLTRGVTDVETIWNHLFNEMGFAEVGFAPVTSGDISDYNLSGDELIEVFANMKALGRKYLEAALEHRNIGFSNLHQLITDIHEGHKKALPCGAGLKMLAVDHKGELNLCHRFTGSSLPTFGNVHSGVKQVELNDFLSQRLDRTDTGCDSCRIRNLCSGGCYHESYARYGDPAHPTYHYCELMRDWVDFGIEVYSRIMAVNPAFINRYITPRKVH; encoded by the coding sequence ATGGGCGTTATTCTGAATCTGGTTGAACGTAATCTGCATGAGGTGCACGTCGATGCTGCACGCATGCTGTTCCATATCCCCAGCAGTTCGCTGTTTGCCAGCGACGACCTGACCGGGGAAATCATCGATGCGCTACGTACCGAAGGCTGTTCCAGCGAGGACTTGGTGCAGCGCCTGGGCGCGCGCTTCGACGGCACACAAGTCAATGAAACCTTGCGCGAGCTGATCGCCCTGGAGCTGGTCAGCGACGGCTCGCCGCTGAGCCCCGAGGTGGCACTCAAGCGGGTCGAGCGTACCGCGCTCAACACCGTGGTACTCAACGTCAACACCGGCTGCAACCTCAGTTGCACCTACTGCTACAAGGAGGACCTGGACAAGCCTTCGGCCGGCAAGCGCATGGAGGTCGAGACTGCGGTGGCCTCGGTGGAGATGCTGCTCAAGGAGTCGCCCGACGAGCCGGTCTACACCGTGGTGTTTTTTGGTGGCGAGCCGTTGAGCAACCGCAAGCTGATCGAGTACATGGTCGACTACTGCGAGCAGCGCTTCAGTGCCGCGGGCAAGCGCGTGGAGTTCGTCATGACCACCAACGCCACACTGCTCACCGAAGAAATCGTCGACTACCTCAACGCCCACCGCTTTGGTTTGTCGGTGAGCATTGACGGGCCCAAGACCGTGCACGATCGCAACCGCATCACTGTCGGCGGCCAGGGCACCTACGATGTGGTACGGCGCAAGGCCGACATGCTGCTGGCGCGCTATGACAGCCGCCCGGTCGGCGCGCGGGTGACCCTGACCCGTGGCGTCACCGATGTCGAGACCATCTGGAACCACCTGTTCAACGAAATGGGCTTTGCCGAGGTTGGTTTTGCCCCGGTCACCAGTGGCGACATCAGCGACTACAACCTCAGTGGTGACGAGCTGATCGAGGTCTTCGCCAACATGAAAGCCCTGGGGCGCAAGTACCTGGAGGCGGCGCTGGAGCATCGCAATATCGGCTTCTCCAACCTGCACCAGTTGATCACCGATATCCACGAAGGGCACAAGAAAGCCCTGCCGTGCGGCGCCGGGTTGAAGATGCTGGCGGTCGATCACAAGGGCGAGCTGAACCTGTGCCATCGTTTCACCGGTTCGAGCCTGCCGACCTTTGGCAACGTCCACAGTGGGGTCAAGCAGGTCGAACTCAACGACTTTTTGTCCCAGCGCCTGGACCGCACCGACACCGGCTGCGACAGCTGTCGCATCCGCAACCTGTGCTCCGGTGGCTGCTACCACGAGAGCTATGCCCGCTACGGCGACCCGGCCCACCCGACCTACCACTATTGCGAACTGATGCGTGACTGGGTGGACTTCGGCATCGAGGTCTACAGCCGGATCATGGCCGTCAATCCGGCGTTCATCAACCGCTACATCACCCCGCGCAAGGTCCACTGA